Genomic DNA from Schistosoma haematobium chromosome 1, whole genome shotgun sequence:
TGGGTCTACGTATGTCcacattaaataaaaaatattttgctGCATGTGACGATCGGTATTCTATTTACCACTTGTAAGCTGAAGATCGTATCTTTTAGATAGCTATTAGCATTCACAAGAACTCTtgcttctgcgccagtgtcggcGAGAATGATAATATTGATTGTCACATAAGTGATGTAGAACTGACGACTATGACTGATAGCTATGATTGTCGTTATTGTGTGTCGGTGAGGAAGTTTCCTGAAAGGTTTGTTGTGACGGAAGTTTTGGGGTTAGGGAAAATTCACTTTCAACAAGACTTACCATATTTGGCATGGCATCAATCAGCGTTATCTGCGCCTCGTGGTCGAGAGATAGATCTTTATGACAAGGTTCTTTACGGAGTCTGAGAGTGCCTACGATTATGGCAAATTTGAAGATAACGAGTGAGGGCATTAAATGGGGTGCCAAGTAAAATGAATGTGTTCAGCTTCAAAATTAATGACTTACAGGATTACTTATTTTGGGAATTTGTCTACTACTAAATACTATAGAGCAGCAAACTGTCCAAATTCCTGCTCTATATTTGGTGAAGTATTAAATAGATAGTATGGGTAGCTGGCTAAGTAATGGACATAATCCCACACTCCCTGATGATCCATAATTCATCTAATATTTTAACTTTTCATAAATCTCAACAAGCTTTGTTACagatattgaaatcatgatcCGGTGATTATTTGAGTGCATGGGTTAACAGTGTGCACAAAGATACTATGGCTTTTCTCCTAACATCCAAGGATGTTTGACATATTTTGGTTCCACATTCTGGTCCCTCAAATCCATTGAAGTAGGATACCAATGCTGGTTATAGGAAGGGCTTAGGGGATAATGCATATTTAAACAATTCAAAGTTGTTTGGGCGAAAGCCACATGTCCGATCCTTAAACCGTTCTTtcaaaacaaaagaatttaGGCCATTTTTGTTCGTCTTGCAATATGTTTCCAAGTGCGTCTAATTTTAATTTGAATGAGTTGGTGGGTTGTTTAGACACTACTTCTCTAATGGTTAGGTCATGAAACTTGAATTAAATGATGAAAAAAATGTTCGTTGTCAGAATTTCTTTCATTCTTGGATTTCAAACGCGTTTACTGTGACCGTTGATTTGGTTTGGTCTAGTCGGAATAAACCACCATTTTAGCCTTTAATGAACCCAGTAAAAGAACTTATACAATATGTAGCAATACAcaaaaccaataataatatacCGAGATAAATAGTAAATATACAGACCACTATGAGTCTCTGTTAGATGGAGTACGGAGGTCTAACTTCTTAAGCTTCAGTGCATAATGTAAATCACGAAATTTGTGATTTGTCTTCAAAACTGGGGCACATGAAGCCTATGAATTAGCTTACTGGCTTCGGCACTCGAACGTTATGGTTTCGGTAGCTTCTAAAATGAACTCGATGATCTCATCTATAACAAAGATTCGTATTTTTGCGGGTTGTTTGAGTGGTGCTTATTTAGCACTTTCGCGGTATTTTAGATGTGGACGTTGGTAACCTGGCTATTCTTATGTTTTGggtatttttaatttttcttgtctACCATGCTTCTTTCGTACAAAAAATCCGAAACATTATGATTTCCTGTTTGCTGTTTTCCTAACTTGGCACTCGGATTTCTATTTTATGTCTTTAGTGTGTTGACTGTCGGGTCTTCTTCCTGTAATCTACGTCTGATTTCTCACGACCAGTATCCTCCCCACTTTCACCACCTAGGGGATGAGCTTCACTTCTGATGAAGTCAATTTTCTTATATTCAGATATCTGCAAGAATCAGGTTAGTCGTGCGGTTTGTAGTTTTTAGTGTCGTTTCAGGCTACTGTCACTCAGCATACCTGTTCGGTTTAGAAAGCCAAATTAGTCAATCAAACGTCGATGGGGCACTTGTGCCTCCCGGTTCTTTACTAAGCCTGATCCAAAAAGGGTTGCAGTATACAGAAGCTGAAATAAGTATTGGCGAGGTTTGTCCTAGTTGTATTAATCGTTTGTGTTTCAGGATGGCAGTGAACGTGTTGTGGAATCACTATCCCTAATTGATGCTGTTGTTCCGGATGTAATCGAAAAGCGTAAAAATTTCCTCAAGCAACAGAGCACTACAAGCTCAGCTAGCCTAAGTACTCCCAGTAGTGTGCTCTGCAACAGCACAACTCTGTCTTCGACTGTTAATTGTATCACTCATGTTGGATCCGTGTCGGTTACTTCCTCCACTTCGGATCAGTTATTATCAGTCAATTCCCACTCTTATACTTTGGATATATCAACCGTTCCCAGTACATTGCACACACAATCCGACCTTTCACACAGTACAGCGGGCCATGCCCCCTTAAAGAACGATATTTCAAGCATTTCTTCACATCCTCACTCTCACCAACACAACACACTTCCCCCCTCCACTCTTGGCACAATTAAACCAAATAATCCTTCAAATGCAGTTAATGCTTCTGTACTTAATCAGTCTAACAACATGACTCCGTCATCCCTATCCACTCCTGTTTGCTCTGTCGCACTCATTTCAACTATAAGTCCAATCACTGCTTCAAATACTACTCCGTTGGTTGGAATCAATAAAATCACAGCTGCTTCTCAGCAGTCTTCCATAACATCAGGACAACTTACCACTCACCATATCCCTCAATCTATGCTTTTATCATCTATACAGACAAACGGCGAACATCATGGAGGAGCTATGGGTAATTTTTCTAACTTctatttgacaatgttatgaaaGTTTTTTTTGTGCACCGTATGCTCTGTTATCTTAAACGAATAAGCCACTTTTTGTATACCTATACCATAATCTCGGTTTGTCAATAACCAAGGGTCGATATCGAAATGGGTAAGTATTATGAAGGCTAGACGCAGggttattagggaatgatggtaaattagTCGCTGGATTTGTAAGTATACATCTGCTGAGATGGGCCACGTATTACACATGCCCAACCATCGATTACCTTGGCGCTCAATGCCGACTAGTActtgaagtcaccaacttctgGTTCGAGCCTTATTGATgtatacagactacttggttgaggtccacgcgactattgtaaccagtggttagagactgGGTGACATGTCTTTCTACAAACCGATCCTTTCTCCCTTTATATCTTTAtattcaattttttaaaatatattactactattgaagtaactgctaTAAATTCGGTATTCGtcttgtgctaatgagctgTGGCAAGTTGAACCGATGCATGTGTTttttggtcctacgttgtagttgaccgACTTACGTGAAATCAGCTTGAATGTTTTTTCATACATTAGAATAGTTCACGGCTCCTGCCTCCAGAAAAGTGTGCAATCAATACTGATCTGTAGCAGACAAGCTTTGGTGTTTTTTTTGTATGATAGGGTCATCTGTTTTGGCCAGCTTATGAAAGAAAGTTCAATAAGGAATGTGTTTCTAATCCTTGTTTTATTCAGGAAGTCATAAAATTGCCAGCCAGATAATTTTTTTAAGGCGACCGAAAAACGTGTATACAAACGATAAACTGGAAGTCTGGTTGTTTGTTGTGTTGCGGCAATTCGTCATATGGTGTACTGCAGTGTCTTAATATAAAGCTAACAGGTCAACAATGGATATGAAACTAAAACCCATTATAATTATGTAGTCCAACTGGAATCAACGTGATTTGTAAAAATAGCATGTTAGGAGTATTTTTATGTGCGTTGTTAATTTTAACGCTTACAATAAGTATAAAAAATCCAGTTTACTATCATAAATGTAGTTACGTTTCATTTTCAAATCTGCCAGGGATCTATCATGTATGGAGATCACATGGCAAGTCATTCTGAAAATATACCAGTTTTATAAGACTGAAGAAAAATACTTAACAAATCGTTTACTGGTATACGCATTCCCAGTGTACAATTGCGTTAAGTTGTCTTCCGAATTTTTTTTTTGAGTGAATAAAAGGCATTAAAACCGAGTTTTCATTCTGAACAAGTTTCTTATTCCtagtaaatatttcatatatTCTCTTTTCATGGCAAGTCTGTCTTCATTATTCATGCCCATCTGACTACCGCAGCACACATTGATTGCTTAGTGGTGAGTTAACAGCAAGTAAAACGAGCAAACCTAAACTCACTATCCGTCCATAATGTTATTGTTTGTTCATTGGACTATCAGGTGAATGGAAAGTACCTTGTTGGAAGCTACTCATCGATCGTAATCATTGGGGGGGGGTGTTGGAGCAGACTCAGTCTTTTCTCCCTCCTGAATTCTAAGTTTTAATATTGTTTCATGTTTTTTCACAAGTTCACACAGCAAAGTTCTTTATGTTTACCCTTTTTTACTATAGTAGACATGATTTGCCATGCATCTTATTGATTTCTCACTACTGAtgtagtgtggcaacttgaagtGATGCACATTTGTGCCGTGTTTTATGTTTGACTAACGGTTATGGTACTTCCAATTATAATGCAAACTTAAAGATTTCTCTCTTTAGTTAGCATAAAAACTAATGTTCTCAGTTAGTACCAACACGTCGAGTTTATGACGTGAAATCCCTGGTTTTCTGAAAATGTGTAAGTGGAAACAGGGTTTTGTCTGAAACCTCAGTAAACTAGCGTATTTACTAATTCCCAATTGCTTAATCCTGAAGTGCTATTCAGGTAAGATGAAGTATTTGAGCGTGTAGACCGTTTCGTTTATTTTAAGAGTCTCACCAGTACTGATGTCTGATGAAATCTTGGCACAAATTCAAAGGCTCAATTGGCTTTTGTCAGCTTACATCACTTTTGGCGCAGGCGAGATATATCTATCAACCTTAGGATAAGTATACTGTGCAGTGGTTCAATTCGTTCTACTTTTTGGGTGTGAAACGTGGCTATTAAGAATAGACGATATTCCAAGTTTACTAGTATTcggtcataggtgtcttcgaagcattgtttGTGTATTGTGGGAGCACGGTGTAAGCAATGACTGGGTTACGAATAGAGCACTAGTTAAAGAAGGGGAATGGGCtgatgaggtagtaaatcttcatcaactaagGTGGTTGAGACATGTGTCACGTGTGCCCAACCACCGCCTACCGCGATGACCGGTGTTTTCTGGTTCAGGAGTAGGCTGGAAAAAGCTAGAGGCAGCCAAATCAAACACATGGCTTCAGTTCATGAGGTCACTGGCAATTGGCTTGGCCATGTCATTAGGTATAGACTACCTGGTcggggtccgcgtgattatcatACCCAGTGGTTGGCGACTCAATGACAAGGTTTTAAATCACTTTCAATGGAGCAGGTGCATCCATCCCCGAATTCTGAGCTATTGAATTCCTCATAACTTTTCCTTgcgtttttatttttatttatatattttttcgaGTTGTATCTTCGATGtctaatctttcctattaccacTTATACTGTTAttacctctactattctgggattcgGTCTTACAACTTGATCTCTGTACTTATGGAATATGGCAACTTAAACCGATGTACATACctacaggttctacgttgtgactgactgaccctATTGTAAAGTGTAGTAATAGAATTATACACGATGGCGTCAGATCTTTAATTTGTAGTTCATAAACTTCCTATTCGCGCGCGTAGAGCTTAAGTAAAGGTATTACGTCCAATAGTTCTGTATCGCTCTTATATTTTAATCTTTTAAGTATTATCGCTGAGTTGTAGGTAACTAGCTAAAGCATTCGTCTTTGGTCGACCGATacgcccaagccatgcaatccgcacttaatcagtcgGCAAatagtgtccgtaggtatggtatgcgCTTTGCACCctcgaagtgcaaagtaattATACAAGACTAGCAGGACGCTGACTCTGCATTCACCTTGGGTCGTGAGtggatagaagtagtcgagaagttcgtgtatctgggcaGCTgtgtaagtgctggtggtggcgtgagtgatgaaatCACTtcatgtatagtgaaagccagagcagcTTATGACAATCTGAGCCTTGGGGccttcatgatgttagtctggctgcaaaaggtcggatctacaacgcgtcggtgagagcagttttgctctatgcttgtgaaacctagcctctccgagttgatgatgttggacgactctctgtgttttgTCAtcattgtctccgaaggattgctgacatccagtggcaacactatgttagtaatgcagattttcggcatcgtgtgttcgggcgccgagacgataatccaattggtgtcaccacctcgaaacaccgacttcggtgtcttggacatgtcctacgaatgttttcccagagaattccacgtcatgcattatttgccgatgctgggactggttggaaaaaacggagaggtggtcagtgtatgacatggtgtcgtgttATGAAAGAAgtctgcaaaggactggcttctgtcggtccttcacgactccctggctggaatcctagagatggtgcaacacagtggctagggacgctatcagatatggctcagaatagaagctagtggcgatcctactgtaaccttcttttactttattCATAGAAAATGGTTGTTTCTTCTTTAACCGAAAGAATTCTTTTGGTTAtgcctttccgtttcccccattattattattattattattattattattattattattattattacactaccttgcactaatttgtggtcgttattgtttttcttttacgctccttaccctcttttttctcttcccattctcattgttttgtgtggtgcatatatatttggtgcccccttgtaccaatatttatgtgttcaaattaataataaataaataacaatacgTTGAAAACAACGCAAGCCCCAACGCTTGGAATGTGACTTGAAGCCAGAAACATAAACCTGTACTTCGTAAATGGATTGTATAGCTAATAATATTTTACTACCAACCACAAATAGTAAATCAgctcaaaaataaaaaaaaaatttcatcagcttttttgttttaataccCATGAGCCTACGTATCAGGATGGAAAGTTTTTTCTAGTTTCGTGGTACAATTGATAGATTATTGAAAGTTATTTGGTCCAGTTTTCCCATATCGTCAGTGTTGACATCTTAATGAAAAAGTGCCACAAGTTTGTCAATATTTTTCTGTTGTATTAGTTAACCCAGGTTTTCGTTAGATTTTTAATCAAACAGTAGTATTACGGTAAAAAGAAATACTTATTTCTAAGTGCCTACAATAGAAATAACTGCATGTACAGTCAAATCATGTATACTGACTTCCAGATTTTGGTAACAACTGAGGTTTTAATTTACTAAGTAGTGCTAACTAACTGATTGATTTGGTATCCCACAGTTAGCAAATCAGCTGCTCAGTCAAACGCGACGTAGAACCTAGTATGTGTGTACATCGGTTTAGGTTCCCATACCCCAATTGTACGACTGAAGGAAATAATAGGCGCAAATCCCAGAGTTGTAGAGGCAGTAAGTATGAGTGGTAGTTTAAAAGATTAGGCATCAAAAATatgattcaagaaaatataaattactgaaataaGATGTACTTTGAGGGATGTCAAAACCTAGAACCTAGGGAAAGACAATGATTAAAGGCATCTTTGTCATTGCGAAGGATTCCGAGTTATTGCATCTGAAGTCTCCCTCGCTTTAAATTATCTGCAGCCCTCTAAACGTCACTAAGTTTTGCCATTCAGCTAGTGACTTGCTAAAGCCTATTGGGGTATGATGGAGGGATTTGATAATGAAGATTGTCTCGGGTGGTTTTAAGGGTCGGTATAGACGTGTTTGTCGCATCTCGGCTACCCACATCGTGGAAGAATATTTCTTCTTGAGGGACCTGTGAAGGAAACTAGGTTAGCGGTgctcttagtgacctgggagcgtcaCCGCAGAATCTGAGGGGAAACCGTTTGAGACCGGTCACTCACTGCATGTCGATGGGAAGTTTTTGTGTTTGGAATAGGCAACTGACGATTTGTAATTGTGATTGTGAGAAAGTTTGGTTAACCTTCAATGTCGTTTTTAGTGTTAAAACATCAGAACAACTAAGCAAATTACTCAAGACAACTTTGTGAGGTGTGATATAGTGGTAGTCTCACAactgtcattattttattagtaaGATGAATTAAACTTTTCGTTGTCAAGTACTCGCACTTCCTCAGACGAAAGCTTCCATCTTCAAGCCCAGTCAGTacattcatatttttttatcGTCACTTACATGCTTAAATATATTCCCTTGCTCAACGCAGTCATCGTGCTAACTCAATACTTATGTTTTCCTTGATTGGTAGTTAATCATTATCGCGGCAACGATGCTATGGAAGTTGATCGAGTACATGTTCCTGAAGTCAATAATACATCTCCTTTACTCACAAGACAAATTCCACCTGAACGAATCACGGTTTTAAAAGGTCATCAATCTGAAGTCTTTATCTGTGCGTGGAATCCTCGAAATGATATGCTAGCATCTGGGTAAGTCATTTCATCAAGTCTTTACTAATTGAATTCCGTCAGGTGTAGCAGGCTCGTATTCTTTAAAGTGTTGCTCAATTTTGATATTCCATTCCTAAGTTTTGGTGCTCAATTTCGAATTCTAAACTTGTTTTGAAAAGTTAGGGGATTTCAGTAACCGAATAAAGCATATCACTGTCGCTCTGCAACACCTTTGTACATAATGATTACTGATGTATATTCGTCTTACTATTGGTACATGATGTCCAGAATTTACCCCCGAAATCTCATTTACGTAATTGAAAAGTAATGAGTAGGTGCGTTTTTAAAACTCAGTCATGTATATAATTGTTAGGTTTCAAAATAACCAAAATTTTCGGTAATGTTCTTTTAGCTATATTGAAAATCAGTAGATAGTCACGTCTGGTAATCATTTCTCTATCTTAACGCTTTTTAAAATTCTAAAGAGCAGTTTTACCCATTTGGCTTTGTCATTTCTAAGTCAGTTACCTTCGTTCAACAATTGCGAGGATATTATCAAAGGGAATTTTTTCCCCACGTTATAATTACACCAGACATCAATGAATATTCATTTCACCATAATAACACTGTACATAAATTGGCTTGTGTTAAGCAGAataatccttaatccatttctTTAGTTTTTTTCCTAACTAGCTCAATTTGTTCTTCTTAGTTTGTATAAAATCTTTAATTTATACCAAATCTCATCAGCTCAGGAGATTCAACGGCACGGATATGGAATCTTGAGGAACCCGTTGCAAATCCTCACCATGTCCCTCAGTTGGTTTTAACACACTGGGTTAATCTTGATGGTCAAACTGTGCTGAGTAACAAGGACGTCACATCTCTGGATTGGAATGTAAGTCAGTTAACGAATAGTTAATTGTTTCTGGAATATGACTGGTGATTTTTAGTCATAAATTCCAGTTTAGGAATTTTTCAAATGATTGAAATACTCTCTGTTAACCTATAACACTGATCTAGTCATTATATATGTGTGTCAATGATATTCACATGTATTAGTATGGAAGTGTCTAAGTTAGTCCTATTATTCTTGATGACGTAGTAGCGTGCTGATTCCGtaaaatcatatttttttattagtcACACTCCTACTATTTTTCCGGAATCACAAATGACCTTGTGGGACTGTCTGTTTGGTGACTCATTATTAATGGCAGACATTTGTATAAAGCGGATATACTGGCCACTCCCTTTTCTATATTTTTGTCCTTTCGTTTGTGAAATTCTTGTACCACAGTGATTACATTTCAACTTTTTTTTTCCGTTATTGGCATTTTTAAAACCCTCGTGCTTAATAAGATGTTCTCTGTTGTGGTATTAGGGTTTGTCACGGACGTATGACTAAAATCATAGGCTGCTGACCATATTGGTGACGGTTTATAAACGAATTCTAttcactgtttatttttgttcgaAATATCTCTGATTAATTTTTCGTTTGAATGACTCGTTAATTAACGTACACTTAAATTTAAAGTAATACAAACAAACGGTAGACCGTTTAGTTATTTCAACACATTTTGTTAGCGTTCCGCTATAGAATTATGCAGAAATACCTCAACTGTTAGTTTCTGTTCAAATGTACGTTTTATATATGATTGGTTTATTACTATTGGCATCCAGTTTGATCTTCCATGGGAAGTTTTGCTTACTTACTGATTTGTTGACCAATGATTAACTTGTTTTTTAAACCTAATTTTTGATTTTTAATATCTTAATGTACCAGTCTGATGGGAGTTTCCTAGCCACTGGATCGTACGACGGATTTGCTCGAGTTTGGAATACTGACGGTA
This window encodes:
- the TBL1XR1_1 gene encoding Transducin (beta)-like 1 X-linked receptor 1, variant 2 (EggNog:ENOG410V59C~COG:B), producing MSFTSDEVNFLIFRYLQESGYCHSAYLFGLESQISQSNVDGALVPPGSLLSLIQKGLQYTEAEISIGEDGSERVVESLSLIDAVVPDVIEKRKNFLKQQSTTSSASLSTPSSVLCNSTTLSSTVNCITHVGSVSVTSSTSDQLLSVNSHSYTLDISTVPSTLHTQSDLSHSTAGHAPLKNDISSISSHPHSHQHNTLPPSTLGTIKPNNPSNAVNASVLNQSNNMTPSSLSTPVCSVALISTISPITASNTTPLVGINKITAASQQSSITSGQLTTHHIPQSMLLSSIQTNGEHHGGAMVNHYRGNDAMEVDRVHVPEVNNTSPLLTRQIPPERITVLKGHQSEVFICAWNPRNDMLASGSGDSTARIWNLEEPVANPHHVPQLVLTHWVNLDGQTVLSNKDVTSLDWNSDGSFLATGSYDGFARVWNTDGRLATTLGQHKGPIFALKWNKKGNYILTAGVDKTTIIWEAQTGRIAQQFAFHVAPTLDVDWQSLDSFASCSTDTNIHVCQLGCSSPVKTFQGHENEVNAIKWDPNGRLLASCSDDMTLKVWDMHHDRCVHDLRGHTKEIYTIKWSPTGPGTAFANAPLCLASASFDSTVRLWDVETGQCRRILSRHTEPVYSVAFSPDGRLLATGSFDQCVHIWNVDSGNLINSYQGTGGIFEVCWNSRGDKVGASASDGSVVVLDLRR
- the TBL1XR1_1 gene encoding Transducin (beta)-like 1 X-linked receptor 1 (EggNog:ENOG410V59C~COG:B) translates to MSFTSDEVNFLIFRYLQESGYCHSAYLFGLESQISQSNVDGALVPPGSLLSLIQKGLQYTEAEISIGEDGSERVVESLSLIDAVVPDVIEKRKNFLKQQSTTSSASLSTPSSVLCNSTTLSSTVNCITHVGSVSVTSSTSDQLLSVNSHSYTLDISTVPSTLHTQSDLSHSTAGHAPLKNDISSISSHPHSHQHNTLPPSTLGTIKPNNPSNAVNASVLNQSNNMTPSSLSTPVCSVALISTISPITASNTTPLVGINKITAASQQSSITSGQLTTHHIPQSMLLSSIQTNGEHHGGAMGNFSNFYLTML